The Ignavibacteriales bacterium DNA segment GAAGAATTCTATAAAGACCATACTAACGATCCAGATACTAATGGCAAAGTTATTTTGGATCCGTTTATGGGTGGCGGAACAACTGTTGTTGAAGCTTTACGACTTGGCTGTAAAGTAATCGGTATTGACCTTAACCCTGTTGCCTGGTTTATTGTAAAAACTGAAATTGAACCTGTAGATATTGATGAGTTAAAAAAATCATTTGAAAGACTTTCTAATAGGATTGTAAGCTGGTCCGGAAAGCCATTAAAAGAAACTTTACTTGATCTTTATAAAACAGAATGCCCTTCTTGCGGAAACAAAGATGCTGATATTATTTATACGTTTTGGGTCAAGTCAGCTCCCTGCACTACTGGAACTTGTGAGCATCAAACACCGCTTTTCTCAGATTATATTATTTCGCATAAAAAACCATCTATAAGATATTATGAAGATTGTGAATGCCCGGAATGCAATAAAAAGTTTGATTGGGAAATTGAACCCGTTGCTCTTATTGGCAACAAGTCTTTGATGATAAATGCTACCCAGTTTTCTGCGGGAATTGGTAGAGCGTCTGCACGATGGTCTTATGCACCGGAAAAATCTAAAACAGAATGCCCCTGGTGCAGCAAAAGTGTAACGCCGGTGATTAAAAAAATAAAAAGAAACGTAAAAAAGTTCCATTAAATGTTTTATTCTGTCCTTCCTGCGAAGAAGTCTGGCAGTACAGAGGTGAACTAAAAACAGATTCTATTGTTGATTGTCCCACTTGTATGCATTCATATAATCCTAATGAAGGCAATCTTCCCGCAAAGGGAAAGTTTATTTGCCGTGGAACGTGTAATGGAAACGTTGATGCTATAATAAGCGCAATAAGAAAACTGCCAAAGAACCAATTACTCGCACTACGACCTTATGCGATTGAAGGTTATTGTGAACACTGTTCTGGAAATAAAAACGGTAAAAACAAAAAAGAAAATTTCTTCGAGATGGACGAGGATGAAGATATTGACGTAACAGATAATAATTCTTCATCAATATTAGTAAAAAATAATGGCAAGTTCTTTAAGAGATTTACTTCACAGGATTTAGCCAAGTTTCAGCAAGCAAAAGAAATATGGGAACAGCAAAAATCTACGCTACCCTATCCAAAATCTGAAGTACCAGTTGGAGAAAAAACCAAATCTGGTTTGATCGCACATCACTATAATTACTGGTATCAAATGTTTAATGAAAGACAGCTTTTAGCACTTTCTACTTTATTTAAGGAAATTGATAATGAAGAAAATCAAGTGTTAAAAGAAATGTTACTGAGTGCATTCATAACTGCTTTAGAGG contains these protein-coding regions:
- a CDS encoding DUF1156 domain-containing protein; its protein translation is MNNTKRAIEESFPIVEINKLAVPERNAFKPIYTMHKWFARRSSSVFRAILLAAMKPAGTDIMEEFYKDHTNDPDTNGKVILDPFMGGGTTVVEALRLGCKVIGIDLNPVAWFIVKTEIEPVDIDELKKSFERLSNRIVSWSGKPLKETLLDLYKTECPSCGNKDADIIYTFWVKSAPCTTGTCEHQTPLFSDYIISHKKPSIRYYEDCECPECNKKFDWEIEPVALIGNKSLMINATQFSAGIGRASARWSYAPEKSKTECPWCSKSVTPVIKKIKRNVKKFH